In a single window of the Melissococcus plutonius ATCC 35311 genome:
- a CDS encoding DHH family phosphoesterase codes for MEKNKIFKMNLFILFLFLLEFMLNILISNKLIIFLGLLGINLFLVSYFVLLLKKREQKNIDLIKQTNEIAKQTMEFAINKIPIGLVKFDPLNKSVQWLNTYAESIFEKDSQLSIQSKQIIEYLELAKKNKNTIKIDNNIYHFIIDQAKHIIIFIDITREQKLEKELIDKQSALGIVSVDNYDEITDNMDEKERSYLNSYITILISDWLEEYQIFYKRLTSERYLFMGQFQDIKKMMDNKFQILDKVRKELNEKNIFLTLSIGIAYGDGTLNQIGETAQTNLDTALVRGGDQVVIKEAKDNDKPLFFGGKSTSVTKRTRVRSRAMSTAISGIFSESTEIYVMGHYFPDMDAIGAAFGVARLAEFNHKTAWIILNKAEINSDVERTLEELKKYPDLEKRLITPREAMRRKTDSSLLVSLLVMVDYHKPSLSISHELYEQFNKVVIIDHHRRGSEFPDKPLLSYIESSASSASELVAELIEYQSSKDNMLHKFEATLLLAGITVDTRNFSARTSARTFDVASYLKTRGADASLIQYLLSSDLNSYLEISNLISKNEYITKDIVLAIGNEDQQYDSILAAQTADTLLTMAGINASFVITKRTDKQIGISARSRGSINVQLIMENLGGGGHFTNAAAQFKNKTIEEVKKQLIESIHQNIKDIYDD; via the coding sequence ATGGAAAAAAATAAAATTTTTAAAATGAATCTGTTTATTCTTTTTCTTTTTTTATTAGAATTTATGCTTAATATATTGATATCCAATAAATTAATTATTTTTTTAGGATTATTAGGAATTAACTTATTTCTAGTAAGTTATTTTGTTTTACTTTTAAAAAAAAGAGAGCAAAAAAATATTGATCTAATCAAGCAAACCAATGAGATTGCTAAGCAAACAATGGAATTTGCTATAAATAAAATTCCTATAGGACTAGTCAAATTTGACCCTCTAAATAAAAGTGTGCAATGGCTAAATACCTATGCAGAATCTATTTTTGAAAAAGATAGTCAATTATCTATACAATCTAAGCAAATAATTGAATATTTGGAACTTGCTAAAAAAAATAAAAATACGATTAAAATAGATAATAATATCTATCATTTTATCATCGATCAGGCAAAACATATAATTATTTTTATTGATATTACAAGAGAGCAAAAGCTTGAAAAAGAGTTAATTGATAAGCAGTCTGCTTTAGGTATTGTTTCTGTTGATAATTATGATGAGATTACTGATAATATGGATGAAAAAGAAAGATCCTATTTGAATAGCTATATTACTATACTGATATCTGATTGGTTGGAAGAATATCAGATTTTTTATAAAAGACTTACTTCAGAACGTTATTTGTTTATGGGTCAATTTCAAGACATAAAAAAAATGATGGATAATAAATTTCAAATTTTAGATAAGGTACGAAAAGAATTAAATGAAAAAAATATATTTTTAACTTTAAGCATAGGAATAGCATATGGCGATGGTACTCTGAATCAAATTGGAGAAACTGCACAAACCAATTTAGATACAGCACTTGTAAGAGGCGGTGATCAGGTAGTTATAAAGGAAGCAAAAGATAATGATAAACCGTTATTTTTTGGTGGGAAATCAACCTCAGTAACAAAAAGAACTCGCGTTCGATCTCGAGCAATGAGTACAGCAATAAGTGGTATTTTTTCTGAGTCTACAGAAATTTATGTCATGGGTCATTATTTTCCTGATATGGATGCCATTGGGGCAGCATTTGGTGTAGCTCGTTTGGCTGAATTCAATCATAAAACAGCTTGGATTATTTTAAACAAAGCAGAAATCAATTCTGATGTTGAACGTACACTTGAAGAACTAAAAAAATATCCAGATTTAGAAAAACGACTAATTACACCTAGAGAAGCGATGAGACGCAAAACGGATAGTAGTTTATTAGTGAGTTTATTAGTGATGGTTGATTACCATAAACCATCTCTATCAATTTCTCATGAGCTTTATGAGCAATTTAATAAGGTAGTTATTATTGATCATCATCGTAGAGGTAGTGAATTTCCAGACAAACCTTTGTTAAGCTATATTGAATCATCAGCCTCGTCAGCTTCAGAACTTGTTGCAGAATTAATTGAATATCAAAGTAGTAAAGATAATATGCTGCATAAATTTGAAGCAACTCTATTATTGGCTGGTATCACAGTGGATACAAGGAACTTTAGCGCTCGAACTTCAGCACGAACATTTGATGTTGCAAGTTATCTAAAAACACGGGGTGCTGATGCTTCATTAATTCAGTATCTACTAAGCTCTGATTTGAATAGTTATTTAGAAATTAGCAACCTTATTTCTAAAAATGAATACATTACAAAGGATATTGTGCTGGCTATAGGAAATGAAGATCAACAATATGATAGCATACTAGCTGCTCAAACAGCGGATACGCTTCTTACCATGGCAGGTATTAATGCTTCTTTTGTTATTACAAAACGGACAGATAAACAAATTGGAATTAGTGCTAGAAGTAGAGGATCAATTAATGTACAATTAATAATGGAAAACTTGGGAGGTGGCGGTCATTTTACAAATGCAGCGGCACAATTCAAAAATAAGACGATTGAAGAAGTTAAGAAACAACTAATAGAAAGCATACACCAAAATATTAAAGATATCTATGATGATTAA
- the rplI gene encoding 50S ribosomal protein L9 gives MKVIFLQDVKGKGKKGDIKEVPTGYAQNYLIKNNLAQEANKKNMSMLQGQKKAEEKHNAEILEEATKLQQFFENEDTVIEIKAKAGEDGRLFGSIASKQIADALNKQYKIKLDKRKIELEHPIRSLGYTNVPVKIHPTITSKLKVHVSE, from the coding sequence ATGAAAGTAATTTTTCTACAAGATGTAAAAGGAAAAGGAAAAAAGGGAGATATTAAAGAAGTTCCAACGGGCTACGCACAAAACTATTTAATTAAAAATAATTTAGCTCAGGAAGCAAACAAAAAAAATATGAGTATGCTACAAGGACAAAAAAAGGCGGAAGAAAAACACAATGCTGAAATTTTAGAAGAAGCAACAAAATTACAGCAATTTTTTGAAAATGAAGACACAGTGATTGAAATAAAAGCTAAAGCTGGTGAAGATGGTCGATTATTTGGTTCTATTGCTTCCAAACAAATTGCTGATGCTTTAAATAAGCAATATAAGATAAAGCTAGACAAGCGGAAAATTGAATTAGAACATCCAATTCGTTCTCTAGGTTATACAAATGTACCAGTTAAGATTCATCCAACTATTACTTCAAAATTAAAAGTACATGTTAGTGAATAA
- the dnaB gene encoding replicative DNA helicase has product MNELLQDRIPPQNIEAEQAVIGSIFLDADAIVEAMEYVDAKDFYRRNHQIIFQAMLTLNNKNEAIDVVTIKDCLEKENLLEDSGGLSYLSDLALAVPTAANVAYYAKIVEQKSLLRKLIQSATTIVTNSYDQSQDVETILADAEKNILEVSEKRNHSGFLPISDVLNTAIATIDQLYQNNEEITGLPTGYQALDKMTAGLQPEELIILAARPSVGKTAFALNIAQNVGTKTDCSVAIFSLEMSAESLVNRMLCSEGSIEANHLRTGQLSEEEWQNLIIAMGSLSRANIYIDDTPGIKITEIRAKCRKLAQEKGNLGLILIDYLQLIEGTGRENRQQEVSEISRQLKKLAKELKVPVLALSQLSRGVEQRQDKRPVLSDIRESGSIEQDADIVAFLYREDYYDRNDEEENENDSPKADNIVEVIIEKNRSGARGTVELLFIKEYNKFSSLSLRTGF; this is encoded by the coding sequence ATGAATGAATTACTGCAGGATAGAATTCCTCCTCAGAATATTGAAGCAGAACAAGCGGTTATCGGCTCTATTTTTTTAGATGCAGATGCTATTGTTGAAGCTATGGAATATGTAGATGCAAAAGATTTTTATCGTCGGAATCATCAGATTATTTTTCAAGCAATGCTGACTTTAAATAATAAAAATGAAGCTATCGATGTTGTTACAATTAAAGATTGTTTAGAAAAAGAGAATCTCTTAGAAGATTCGGGTGGACTTAGTTATTTATCAGATCTCGCTTTAGCAGTTCCAACTGCTGCGAATGTTGCTTACTATGCAAAAATTGTTGAACAAAAATCATTGTTAAGAAAATTAATTCAATCTGCTACCACAATAGTTACCAATTCTTATGATCAAAGCCAAGATGTAGAAACTATTTTAGCTGATGCTGAAAAAAATATTTTGGAAGTTTCTGAAAAACGTAATCATAGTGGTTTTTTGCCAATTTCTGACGTGTTAAATACAGCAATTGCAACTATTGATCAATTGTATCAAAATAATGAAGAAATAACTGGATTACCAACTGGATATCAGGCATTAGATAAAATGACTGCTGGATTACAACCAGAAGAGTTAATTATTTTGGCCGCTCGTCCTTCGGTTGGTAAAACAGCCTTTGCTTTGAATATTGCACAAAATGTAGGAACTAAAACGGATTGTTCGGTAGCAATATTTAGTTTGGAAATGAGTGCTGAATCATTGGTTAATCGTATGCTTTGTTCTGAAGGATCAATTGAAGCGAATCATCTACGTACAGGACAGCTTTCAGAAGAAGAATGGCAAAATTTAATTATTGCAATGGGCAGTCTCTCACGAGCAAATATTTATATTGATGATACGCCAGGAATTAAAATAACTGAAATTCGTGCAAAATGTCGTAAATTGGCACAAGAAAAAGGCAATCTTGGGCTTATTTTAATCGATTATTTACAATTAATTGAGGGAACTGGTAGGGAAAATAGGCAACAAGAAGTTTCAGAAATTTCGCGTCAATTAAAAAAATTAGCTAAAGAGCTAAAGGTGCCAGTCTTAGCTCTTTCTCAGCTCTCACGTGGCGTAGAGCAGAGACAAGATAAGCGACCAGTATTAAGTGATATTAGAGAATCAGGATCCATTGAACAAGATGCTGATATTGTAGCTTTTCTTTATCGAGAAGACTATTATGATCGAAATGACGAGGAAGAAAACGAAAATGATTCACCAAAGGCAGATAATATTGTTGAAGTAATTATTGAAAAAAACAGAAGCGGTGCTAGAGGTACAGTAGAGTTATTATTCATTAAAGAATATAATAAGTTTTCTTCTTTATCACTAAGAACGGGATTTTAA
- a CDS encoding adenylosuccinate synthase, protein MSSVVVVGTQWGDEGKGKITDFLSENAEVIARYQGGDNAGHTIKFDGTTYKLHLIPSGIFYKDKTSVIGNGVVINPKSLVKELAYLHENGVATDNLKISDRAHVILPYHIELDQLQEDIKGDNKIGTTIKGIGPAYMDKAARIGIRIADLLDKEIFEERLRINLEEKNRQFVKMYDDTPMNFDEIFEEYYQYGQQIKQYVTDTSVILNDALDKSKRVLFEGAQGVMLDIDQGTYPFVTSSNPVAGGVTIGSGVGPSKINKVVGVCKAYTSRVGDGPFPTELFDEIGETIRTVGNEYGTTTGRPRRVGWFDTVVMRHSKRVSGITNLCLNSIDVLSGLDTVKICTSYKLDGKHIYHYPASLKELNRCEPIYEELPGWSEDITHCKTLADLPYNARNYIHRISELVGVRISTFSVGPDRNQTNILESIWAQI, encoded by the coding sequence ATGTCATCAGTAGTCGTAGTTGGAACACAATGGGGCGACGAAGGAAAGGGAAAAATTACAGATTTCCTAAGTGAAAATGCAGAAGTTATTGCCAGATATCAAGGTGGTGATAATGCAGGACATACAATTAAATTTGATGGAACAACTTACAAATTACATTTAATTCCTTCAGGTATATTTTATAAAGATAAAACTAGTGTGATTGGTAATGGTGTTGTAATCAATCCAAAATCTTTAGTAAAAGAACTCGCTTATCTGCATGAAAATGGTGTTGCTACAGACAATTTAAAAATCTCAGATCGGGCACACGTTATTTTGCCTTACCATATTGAATTGGATCAATTACAAGAAGATATAAAAGGTGATAATAAGATTGGAACGACAATTAAAGGAATAGGACCTGCTTATATGGATAAGGCAGCTCGTATAGGAATTAGAATTGCTGATTTACTAGATAAAGAAATTTTTGAAGAACGACTAAGAATAAACTTAGAAGAAAAGAATCGTCAATTTGTTAAAATGTATGATGATACCCCAATGAACTTTGATGAAATTTTTGAAGAATATTATCAATATGGTCAACAAATAAAGCAGTATGTTACAGACACTTCGGTTATTTTAAATGATGCCTTAGATAAAAGTAAACGGGTTCTTTTTGAAGGAGCACAAGGTGTTATGCTAGATATCGATCAGGGAACCTATCCTTTTGTTACTTCTTCTAATCCAGTTGCAGGTGGCGTAACTATTGGTAGTGGTGTAGGACCCTCTAAAATTAATAAAGTTGTTGGTGTATGTAAAGCTTATACTTCACGAGTTGGTGATGGTCCCTTCCCTACTGAATTATTTGATGAAATAGGAGAAACAATTCGAACTGTCGGTAATGAGTATGGGACAACGACTGGTCGACCTAGAAGGGTTGGTTGGTTTGATACTGTGGTTATGCGTCATTCGAAACGCGTTTCTGGAATTACTAATCTTTGTTTAAATTCTATTGATGTATTAAGTGGTCTAGATACTGTAAAAATCTGTACTTCATATAAATTAGATGGAAAACATATTTATCATTATCCAGCAAGCTTAAAAGAACTTAATCGTTGTGAACCTATTTATGAAGAATTACCTGGTTGGTCTGAAGATATTACACACTGTAAAACATTAGCTGATTTACCTTATAATGCTAGAAACTATATTCATCGAATCTCCGAATTAGTAGGTGTTCGAATTTCTACTTTCTCTGTTGGACCAGATCGTAATCAAACCAATATCTTAGAAAGTATTTGGGCACAAATATAA
- a CDS encoding ABC-F family ATP-binding cassette domain-containing protein, translated as MITVNDVSLQFSDRKLFDDVNIKFTSGNCYGLIGANGAGKSTFLKILSGDIAPTTGVVSLDPNARLATLKQNHFDYEEYTVLETVIMGHKQLYEIMKEKDAIYMKTDFSDQDGIRAAELEGEFAELNGWEAEPEAAVLLQGLNIQEDLHNQKMSELTAGQKVKVLLAQSLFGKPDVLLLDEPTNGLDTRSIAWLEEFLINFDNTIIVVSHDRHFLNKVCTHMADLDFGKIKLYVGNYDFWLESSQLATKLQTEQNAKKEEQIKELQDFIARFSANASKSKQATSRKKMLEKITLDDIQPSSRRYPFIGFKPEREIGNDLLQVDNITVTIEGKKIIDNLSFTLNREDKVAFISDNDIVTTTLIKVIMGEIKPDSGSVRWGVTTSQAYLPKDTTKDFNTNLTILDWLRQFASKEEDDNTFLRSFLGRMLFSGEEVLKPVNVLSGGEKVRVMLSKMMLSKANTLILDDPTNHLDLESITALNDGLIAFSSAILFTSHDHQFIQTLANRIIAISTKGIIDRAETTYDEFLGNEDILKQMNQLFKNEI; from the coding sequence TTGATTACTGTAAATGATGTAAGTTTACAATTTTCAGATCGAAAGCTTTTTGATGATGTAAACATCAAATTTACTTCTGGAAATTGTTATGGATTGATTGGTGCAAATGGTGCTGGAAAATCGACTTTTTTAAAGATTCTATCTGGTGATATTGCACCTACTACTGGTGTTGTTTCTCTTGATCCAAATGCACGTTTAGCTACTTTAAAACAAAATCATTTTGATTATGAAGAATATACTGTTTTGGAAACTGTCATTATGGGTCATAAACAACTTTATGAAATAATGAAGGAAAAAGATGCTATCTATATGAAAACTGATTTTTCTGACCAAGATGGGATTCGAGCTGCTGAACTAGAAGGTGAATTTGCAGAATTAAATGGCTGGGAAGCTGAACCAGAAGCTGCTGTTTTGTTGCAAGGATTAAACATTCAAGAAGATTTGCATAATCAAAAAATGAGTGAATTAACAGCAGGTCAAAAGGTCAAAGTATTGCTTGCTCAGTCACTTTTTGGTAAGCCAGATGTCTTACTTTTAGATGAACCAACTAACGGTTTAGATACTCGCTCTATTGCTTGGTTAGAAGAATTTTTAATCAATTTTGACAATACAATTATTGTTGTTTCTCATGACCGACATTTTTTAAACAAGGTCTGTACCCATATGGCTGACCTTGATTTTGGAAAAATTAAGTTATATGTTGGAAATTATGATTTTTGGTTAGAATCTAGTCAATTAGCAACAAAATTACAAACAGAGCAAAATGCTAAAAAAGAAGAACAAATCAAAGAACTACAAGATTTCATTGCACGATTTAGTGCAAATGCTTCAAAATCAAAACAAGCAACTTCTAGAAAAAAAATGTTAGAGAAAATCACTCTAGATGATATTCAACCTTCTTCACGTCGTTATCCATTTATTGGCTTTAAACCCGAACGTGAAATTGGAAATGACCTATTACAAGTTGATAATATCACCGTAACAATTGAAGGGAAAAAAATAATTGATAATCTTTCCTTTACCCTAAATAGAGAAGATAAAGTTGCATTTATTTCAGACAACGATATTGTCACAACGACACTGATAAAGGTCATCATGGGAGAAATTAAGCCTGATAGTGGTTCTGTACGTTGGGGTGTCACAACGAGTCAAGCTTATCTACCAAAAGATACTACAAAAGATTTTAATACCAACCTAACAATTTTAGATTGGCTTCGTCAATTTGCAAGTAAGGAAGAAGATGATAATACTTTCTTAAGAAGCTTTTTAGGAAGAATGCTATTTTCCGGAGAAGAAGTCTTAAAACCTGTCAATGTTTTATCAGGTGGAGAAAAAGTAAGAGTGATGCTTTCTAAAATGATGCTTTCTAAGGCAAATACGTTGATTTTAGATGATCCAACCAATCATTTAGACTTGGAGTCCATTACAGCTTTAAACGATGGGTTGATTGCTTTTTCTAGCGCTATTTTGTTTACCTCGCATGATCATCAGTTTATTCAAACTTTAGCAAACCGAATTATTGCTATTTCAACCAAGGGAATAATTGATCGCGCTGAAACGACCTATGATGAATTTTTAGGTAATGAAGATATCTTGAAACAAATGAATCAATTGTTTAAGAACGAAATTTAA